Proteins found in one Brevibacillus brevis genomic segment:
- a CDS encoding 5' nucleotidase, NT5C type: protein MKPDKILTIGIDIDGTVTSPSSIVPLMNESFGRDLRYEDCVEYNLANVYQITDAEFEMWLDQNGERLYDGAPVHGIADQVLRDWFSSHKLVYISAREDRHRDVTLQWFARYNIPHHEVDLIGSHDKLSAARKWGVDLFLEDRLENALQLSEALQIPVFLFDTPYNQASLPPLVHRVTSWEEVAQKVNELFPAKTSV, encoded by the coding sequence ATGAAACCAGACAAAATCCTAACCATTGGCATTGATATTGACGGTACAGTCACATCACCTAGCAGTATTGTTCCGTTGATGAATGAGAGCTTTGGAAGAGATTTACGATATGAAGATTGTGTAGAGTACAATTTAGCCAACGTGTATCAAATCACGGACGCAGAGTTTGAAATGTGGCTGGATCAAAATGGGGAGCGCCTTTATGATGGTGCGCCTGTTCATGGAATTGCCGATCAGGTTTTGCGCGATTGGTTTTCCTCCCACAAGCTGGTATATATAAGTGCTCGTGAGGATCGTCACCGCGATGTGACCTTACAATGGTTTGCTCGCTACAATATCCCTCATCATGAAGTGGATTTGATTGGGAGCCACGACAAGCTGTCAGCTGCACGCAAGTGGGGTGTGGATCTCTTTTTGGAGGATCGTCTGGAGAACGCTTTGCAATTGTCAGAAGCACTGCAAATTCCGGTGTTCTTGTTTGACACTCCGTATAACCAAGCTTCCCTACCTCCGCTCGTCCATCGAGTCACTTCTTGGGAAGAAGTTGCCCAAAAAGTCAACGAGCTTTTTCCGGCTAAGACAAGCGTATAG
- a CDS encoding DUF456 domain-containing protein: MLDRHERNDAKRKEDTGFSETVDQHDREFAANTWTQAVFDEEENRSRRRVHYDPHSLTERYTGELDEERKDFSERLDGVVLTKEDRSPVAKVRDDDIEAAAEIAEPFPTSRAASEIDTDEDNREKGASGIGMTGLGLSILSLFLMPYLVAPIGMVLGYLAYRRNSKTLGVWAMIIGAVAILGALVIYPYYTAR; the protein is encoded by the coding sequence ATGTTGGATCGACATGAACGTAATGATGCGAAGCGGAAGGAAGACACCGGTTTTTCCGAGACGGTTGATCAGCACGACAGGGAGTTTGCAGCGAATACTTGGACACAGGCCGTCTTTGACGAAGAGGAAAATCGGTCTAGGCGCAGGGTTCACTACGACCCCCACTCTTTGACAGAGCGCTATACAGGCGAGCTGGATGAGGAGAGAAAGGACTTTTCGGAGCGCTTGGATGGCGTTGTTTTGACAAAAGAAGACCGTTCACCGGTTGCCAAAGTCAGAGATGACGACATCGAGGCGGCGGCAGAAATCGCCGAGCCGTTTCCGACCAGTCGTGCTGCCAGTGAGATCGACACAGACGAGGATAACCGGGAAAAAGGGGCCAGCGGTATCGGGATGACTGGCTTGGGCTTATCGATCCTGTCCCTGTTTCTCATGCCGTACTTGGTGGCTCCAATTGGTATGGTGCTTGGCTATCTGGCGTATCGACGCAACTCGAAGACGCTGGGAGTTTGGGCGATGATCATAGGTGCTGTTGCCATTTTGGGCGCATTAGTCATCTACCCGTATTATACGGCTCGCTAA
- a CDS encoding DUF84 family protein, producing MDYHIFRYALGTKNEAKRLAVQKATGTEPFCISVPSGVSAQPMSEEETITGAINRAKAARSQTPEADIGLGLEGGLMYDERFTKQWYLISICAAWNGSELFIGKGLAFPIPNQAVHRIQQEQIELSTIIDEWGKTVGSNHRGGAYSLLTDNRVRRSDVFCDAVIAAITPFVSSLYK from the coding sequence TTGGATTACCATATTTTCCGCTATGCACTCGGAACGAAAAATGAAGCTAAGCGTCTCGCTGTGCAAAAAGCAACCGGAACGGAGCCTTTCTGCATATCCGTCCCCTCGGGCGTATCGGCTCAGCCGATGAGTGAAGAAGAGACGATTACAGGAGCGATCAATCGAGCAAAAGCTGCACGTAGTCAAACCCCTGAAGCAGACATTGGGCTAGGCTTGGAAGGCGGACTTATGTACGATGAGCGTTTTACAAAGCAGTGGTATTTGATTTCCATCTGCGCAGCCTGGAATGGAAGTGAGCTATTTATTGGTAAGGGGTTGGCTTTTCCTATCCCGAATCAAGCCGTTCACCGAATCCAGCAGGAGCAAATTGAGCTCAGTACCATCATTGATGAATGGGGGAAAACCGTTGGCAGTAATCATCGTGGCGGCGCCTATTCCCTTTTAACGGATAATCGCGTACGTCGTTCCGATGTGTTTTGTGACGCCGTGATCGCAGCCATTACGCCTTTTGTTTCCTCTTTGTACAAATAG